The proteins below are encoded in one region of Oryzias melastigma strain HK-1 linkage group LG9, ASM292280v2, whole genome shotgun sequence:
- the ccdc92 gene encoding coiled-coil domain-containing protein 92, translating to MASANVTLENQLQSAQKNLLFLQQDHANTLKGLHAEIRRLQQQCTDLTYELTVRSSDPSNDSEIRCLELQRRCEELEAQLKKKEEENTELLRDLEQKNAMISVLENTIKEREKKYLEELKMKSHKLAVLSGELEQRASTIAYLTSQLHATKKKLLAGSSSEASPNVSPVSSYKPTPPPSKDRQPETPRRRMKKSLSQPLHPELTEVYRLGSDGRRVVLRETVDAMPDPTPFLQAGRDSPEPQVVRERPAVIPPIASDRSPVPPLGASASPRHSPARDRQHRAHVGVAHRIPHGTPPLAPMHTELETLAVDQVSEEKVVRKRSGADRTV from the exons ATGGCATCTGCAAATGTCACACTGGAAAACCAGCTGCAGAGTGCACAGAAAAACCTGCTCTTCCTCCAGCAGGACCATGCTAACACGCTGAAGGGGCTGCACGCAGAGATCCGGAGGCTCCAGCAGCAGTGCACAG ACCTGACCTACGAACTAACTGTGAGAAGCTCTGATCCCTCAA ACGACAGTGAGATCAGATGCCTTGAACTCCAAAGGAGATGTGAGGAGCTCGAGGCGCAGCTcaagaagaaagaggaggagaacacGGAGCTACTCAGGGACCTTGAGCAAAAGAACGCCATGATTTCCGTCCTGGAAAACACCATCAAGGAGAGGGAGAAGAAATACTTGGAAGAGCTGAAGATGAAGAGTCACAAGCTAGCCGTTCTGTCTGGAGAGCTGGAGCAGAGAGCGAGCACCATCGCTTACCTCACCTCGCAGCTCCACGCCACcaagaaaaagcttttagcaGGTAGCTCCTCTGAGGCCAGTCCTAATGTGAGTCCTGTGTCCTCGTACAAGCCCACCCCTCCTCCTTCCAAAGACAGGCAGCCTGAAACCCCCCGTCGGCGCATGAAGAAGAGCCTCTCCCAACCCCTCCACCCAGAGCTGACTGAAGTGTACCGCCTCGGCTCGGACGGCCGGCGAGTGGTTCTTCGGGAGACGGTCGACGCCATGCCCGACCCCACGCCCTTCCTTCAGGCGGGGAGGGACTCTCCCGAACCGCAGGTGGTGCGCGAGCGGCCGGCTGTCATCCCGCCCATCGCCTCTGACCGCTCCCCCGTCCCCCCACTCGGTGCCTCAGCCAGTCCCCGCCACAGCCCGGCTCGGGACCGTCAGCACAGGGCTCATGTGGGCGTGGCTCACCGCATCCCACACGGCACTCCTCCCTTGGCCCCGATGCACACAGAGCTGGAGACCCTGGCCGTGGACCAGGTCAGCGAGGAAAAGGTCGTGCGGAAGCGCTCCGGAGCCGACAGGACAGTCTGA